A DNA window from Labrus mixtus chromosome 4, fLabMix1.1, whole genome shotgun sequence contains the following coding sequences:
- the LOC132972461 gene encoding cadherin-related family member 5 isoform X1 gives MASIQMKRSLFQAECLVCALLMMLCLRPATGMSGWGGCLDGQDVFATVRENSFWGEVVTELMADTRMDGVHWRLEGKDANWFFLDERYIRLNTSADKILDREVQGPFLTAELSCYEEDIFQSVYRIMVEILNENDNAPVFAANSIHSLTISELTPVNTVVFTVLATDADNDKIIYSIDQTSPDADYFKVILPNSGEVILSKPLDYETITTLTVTIHASVSQEMNTAEHFSTSTNITIFVLDGDDQYPQFLPCMLLLQNETNRVCTSPVYAVNVTEGEEDIALDFSPGPIHAVDGDRGLNSRVSYAIVSGDDDGHFLIDRETGEVKLVHGVTDRLTMPLVHLQVMAYQDDDPRKYSLASVLVRFVALNQFPPEFEMAEYQGFVTGGKSPVSLVNTYGNRALMLHVHDQDFNHGFNPMIYYTFSPKSKHTDIYRITQEGLLIAWTDHLQPQEKHVLEVIAVDQESGDVTFATVVVKVLSDGQQIPYGALVDEQLTGCTVGKALFLSMVFMCVFGSIFYMVIWLRRRHKGQLDPLERGCVAQGKHPNVSLRWFQLLSHRSSMQQMEEDPISSEELGTCNPSFSFPDNSSVYTHQDLPSCQGAASTRLPVASDTSFIPIEPLNSPVIVNNSVCTPTKSSCSSPIFDLAIASVSPILFTREAAPSKENLVSATDTSPEPTEELPNTRPSSATHDATSPPPFTFSDSQTTQMTSNDNDPTEPVTSPSSQTSIPYSHARIASAEIDKPIRKPRVKTPPYSPLLSSPCSKQTSNPPPTPEVAPVKAKLVHLDSSPLHTPPESPERTSTGQSAEVSEPCTSLDTPEHHGAAANAGSPSEDRRPFENMQVSLMTRTDDGVPREDDAGKNSDGDDDDELESDEEELLRVMARCNPIFITFSK, from the exons ATGGCCTCCATCCAAATGAAAAGGAGTTTGTTTCAGGCCGAGTGTCTAGTCTGCGCACTTTTGATGATGCTATGCTTGCGCCCAGCAACAG GAATGTCAGGGTGGGGTGGCTGTTTGGATGGCCAGGATGTATTTGCAACAGTCAGAGAAAACAGCTTTTGGGGGGAGGTTGTCACTGAGCTCATGGCAGACACCAGGATGGACGGTGTTCACTGGAGGCTGGAGGGAAAGGATGCCAATTGGTTCTTCTTGGACGAGAGATATATCCGGCTCAACACATCAGCTGACAAAATCCTGGACAGGGAG GTCCAGGGTCCCTTTCTAACAGCTGAGCTGTCCTGTTATGAGGAGGACATATTTCAG AGTGTGTACAGGATCATGGTGGAGATTCTCAATGAGAACGACAATGCCCCTGTGTTTGCAGCAAACAGTATACACTCTCTTACTATCAGTGAG CTGACTCCAGTGAACACTGTGGTCTTCACTGTCCTGGCCACAGACGCAGATAACGACAAGATCATTTACTCCATCGATCAGACCTCA cccGATGCGGACTACTTCAAGGTCATTCTCCCCAACAGCGGAGAGGTGATCCTGTCCAAGCCTCTGGACTACGAGACCATAACCACGCTCACTGTCACTATCCACGCCTCGGTAAGCCAA GAAATGAACACCGCCGAGCACTTCAGCACCAGCACCAACATCACCATCTTCGTCCTGGATGGAGATGACCAGTATCCCCAGTTCCTGCCCTGCATGCTCCTCCTTCAGAACGAGACCAATCGTGTCTGTACTAGCCCTGTGTACGCCGTCAACGTCACAGAGGGGGAAGAG GACATTGCGCTGGACTTTTCTCCTGGTCCCATACATGCAGTGGATGGAGACAGAGGACTTAACTCTCGAGTCAGCTATGCTATTGTCTCAG GAGATGATGACGGACATTTCCTGAtcgacagagagacaggagaagTAAAGCTGGTTCATGgagtgacagacagactcacaatGCCATTGGTGCATCTACAGGTCATG GCTTATCAAGACGACGACCCAAGGAAGTATTCTCTTGCTTCAGTGTTGGTCCGATTTGTGGCTCTAAACCAGTTTCCTCCTGAGTTTGAAATGGCTGAATATCAAGGCTTTGTAACGGGAGGAAAGAGCCCCGTCTCTCTCGTCAACACCTACGGCAACAGAGCGTTGATGTTGCATGTTCACGATCAAGACTTTAACCAT GGTTTTAATCCCATGATATACTACACCTTCAGTCCtaaatccaaacacacagacatctaCAGAATCACACAGGAGGGTCTTCTGATCGCCTGGACAGATCATCTCCAACCACAAGAGAAACATGTCCTAGAG GTGATAGCTGTTGACCAGGAATCAGGTGATGTCACTTTTGCCACTGTAGTGGTGAAGGTGTTATCTGACGGACAACAAA TCCCTTATGGTGCACTGGTGGATGAGCAGCTGACAGGGTGCACTGTGGGTAAAGCATTGTTTCTGAGcatggtgttcatgtgtgtatttggaAGCATATTTTATATGGTCATATggctgaggaggagacacaaAGGACAGCTGGATCCACTGGAGAGAGGCTGTGTTGCTCAGGGGAAACACCCCAACGTG AGTTTACGCTGGTTCCAGCTG TTGAGTCACCGTAGCTCCATGCAGCAAATGGAGGAAGACCCCATCAGCAGTGAAGAGTTAGGGACCTGCAATCCGTCCTTCAGCTTCCCAGATAACTCCAGCGTCTACACTCACCAAGACCTCCCTTCCTGCCAAGGAGCTGCTTCGACAAGACTGCCAGTTGCATCGGACACCAGCTTCATCCCCATTGAACCTTTGAATAGCCCTGTGATCGTCAATAATAGTGTTTGTACACCGACCAAAAGCTCCTGCAGTTCACCCATATTTGATCTCGCAATTGCAAGTGTGAGCCCCATCCTCTTTACTCGGGAAGCGGCTCCATCCAAAGAAAACCTTGTATCAGCCACAGATACATCCCCTGAACCTACCGAGGAGCTACCAAACACAAGACCTAGCTCCGCAACCCACGACGCCACTAGCCCTCCCCCTTTCACCTTTTCTGattcacaaacaacacaaatgacCTCCAATGACAACGACCCCACTGAACCTGTAACCAGCCCGTCCTCTCAGACCAGCATTCCTTACAGCCATGCTCGAATTGCTTCCGCAGAAATAGACAAACCTATCCGCAAACCTCGTGTGAAGACCCCGCCGTACTCACCTTTGCTGTCCTCGCCCTGCTCTAAGCAAACAAGcaaccccccacccaccccagAGGTTGCACCTGTAAAAGCCAAGCTTGTACATTTAGATAGCTCGCCCCTCCACACGCCCCCAGAGTCACCAGAGCGAACAAGTACGGGTCAAAGCGCAGAAGTCAGCGAACCCTGCACATCACTGGACACACCAGAACACCACGGCGCAGCTGCAAACGCCGGTAGTCCGTCTGAGGACAGAAGGCCCTTCGAAAACATGCAGGTCAGCCTCATGACGAGGACGGACGACGGTGTTCCGAGAGAGGACGATGCGGGCAAGAACAGTGACGGTGACGATGACGATGAGTTAGAGTCAGACGAAGAAGAACTTCTGAGAGTGATGGCTCGCTGTAATCCAATTTTTATCACATTCAGTAAGTGA
- the LOC132972461 gene encoding cadherin-related family member 5 isoform X4 — MASIQMKRSLFQAECLVCALLMMLCLRPATGMSGWGGCLDGQDVFATVRENSFWGEVVTELMADTRMDGVHWRLEGKDANWFFLDERYIRLNTSADKILDREVQGPFLTAELSCYEEDIFQSVYRIMVEILNENDNAPVFAANSIHSLTISELTPVNTVVFTVLATDADNDKIIYSIDQTSPDADYFKVILPNSGEVILSKPLDYETITTLTVTIHASVSQEMNTAEHFSTSTNITIFVLDGDDQYPQFLPCMLLLQNETNRVCTSPVYAVNVTEGEEDIALDFSPGPIHAVDGDRGLNSRVSYAIVSGDDDGHFLIDRETGEVKLVHGVTDRLTMPLVHLQVMAYQDDDPRKYSLASVLVRFVALNQFPPEFEMAEYQGFVTGGKSPVSLVNTYGNRALMLHVHDQDFNHGFNPMIYYTFSPKSKHTDIYRITQEGLLIAWTDHLQPQEKHVLEVIAVDQESGDVTFATVVVKVLSDGQQIPYGALVDEQLTGCTVGKALFLSMVFMCVFGSIFYMVIWLRRRHKGQLDPLERGCVAQGKHPNVSLRWFQLLSHRSSMQQMEEDPISSEELGTCNPSFSFPDNSSVYTHQDLPSCQGAASTRLPVASDTSFIPIEPLNSPVIVNNSVCTPTKSSCSSPIFDLAIASVSPILFTREAAPSKENLVSATDTSPEPTEELPNTRPSSATHDATSPPPFTFSDSQTTQMTSNDNDPTEPVTSPSSQTSIPYSHARIASAEIDKPIRKPRVKTPPYSPLLSSPCSKQTSNPPPTPEVAPVKAKLVHLDSSPLHTPPESPERTSTGQSAEVSEPCTSLDTPEHHGAAANAGSPSEDRRPFENMQVSLMTRTDDGVPREDDAGKNSDGTENDGVDGTGWRRYGEDG; from the exons ATGGCCTCCATCCAAATGAAAAGGAGTTTGTTTCAGGCCGAGTGTCTAGTCTGCGCACTTTTGATGATGCTATGCTTGCGCCCAGCAACAG GAATGTCAGGGTGGGGTGGCTGTTTGGATGGCCAGGATGTATTTGCAACAGTCAGAGAAAACAGCTTTTGGGGGGAGGTTGTCACTGAGCTCATGGCAGACACCAGGATGGACGGTGTTCACTGGAGGCTGGAGGGAAAGGATGCCAATTGGTTCTTCTTGGACGAGAGATATATCCGGCTCAACACATCAGCTGACAAAATCCTGGACAGGGAG GTCCAGGGTCCCTTTCTAACAGCTGAGCTGTCCTGTTATGAGGAGGACATATTTCAG AGTGTGTACAGGATCATGGTGGAGATTCTCAATGAGAACGACAATGCCCCTGTGTTTGCAGCAAACAGTATACACTCTCTTACTATCAGTGAG CTGACTCCAGTGAACACTGTGGTCTTCACTGTCCTGGCCACAGACGCAGATAACGACAAGATCATTTACTCCATCGATCAGACCTCA cccGATGCGGACTACTTCAAGGTCATTCTCCCCAACAGCGGAGAGGTGATCCTGTCCAAGCCTCTGGACTACGAGACCATAACCACGCTCACTGTCACTATCCACGCCTCGGTAAGCCAA GAAATGAACACCGCCGAGCACTTCAGCACCAGCACCAACATCACCATCTTCGTCCTGGATGGAGATGACCAGTATCCCCAGTTCCTGCCCTGCATGCTCCTCCTTCAGAACGAGACCAATCGTGTCTGTACTAGCCCTGTGTACGCCGTCAACGTCACAGAGGGGGAAGAG GACATTGCGCTGGACTTTTCTCCTGGTCCCATACATGCAGTGGATGGAGACAGAGGACTTAACTCTCGAGTCAGCTATGCTATTGTCTCAG GAGATGATGACGGACATTTCCTGAtcgacagagagacaggagaagTAAAGCTGGTTCATGgagtgacagacagactcacaatGCCATTGGTGCATCTACAGGTCATG GCTTATCAAGACGACGACCCAAGGAAGTATTCTCTTGCTTCAGTGTTGGTCCGATTTGTGGCTCTAAACCAGTTTCCTCCTGAGTTTGAAATGGCTGAATATCAAGGCTTTGTAACGGGAGGAAAGAGCCCCGTCTCTCTCGTCAACACCTACGGCAACAGAGCGTTGATGTTGCATGTTCACGATCAAGACTTTAACCAT GGTTTTAATCCCATGATATACTACACCTTCAGTCCtaaatccaaacacacagacatctaCAGAATCACACAGGAGGGTCTTCTGATCGCCTGGACAGATCATCTCCAACCACAAGAGAAACATGTCCTAGAG GTGATAGCTGTTGACCAGGAATCAGGTGATGTCACTTTTGCCACTGTAGTGGTGAAGGTGTTATCTGACGGACAACAAA TCCCTTATGGTGCACTGGTGGATGAGCAGCTGACAGGGTGCACTGTGGGTAAAGCATTGTTTCTGAGcatggtgttcatgtgtgtatttggaAGCATATTTTATATGGTCATATggctgaggaggagacacaaAGGACAGCTGGATCCACTGGAGAGAGGCTGTGTTGCTCAGGGGAAACACCCCAACGTG AGTTTACGCTGGTTCCAGCTG TTGAGTCACCGTAGCTCCATGCAGCAAATGGAGGAAGACCCCATCAGCAGTGAAGAGTTAGGGACCTGCAATCCGTCCTTCAGCTTCCCAGATAACTCCAGCGTCTACACTCACCAAGACCTCCCTTCCTGCCAAGGAGCTGCTTCGACAAGACTGCCAGTTGCATCGGACACCAGCTTCATCCCCATTGAACCTTTGAATAGCCCTGTGATCGTCAATAATAGTGTTTGTACACCGACCAAAAGCTCCTGCAGTTCACCCATATTTGATCTCGCAATTGCAAGTGTGAGCCCCATCCTCTTTACTCGGGAAGCGGCTCCATCCAAAGAAAACCTTGTATCAGCCACAGATACATCCCCTGAACCTACCGAGGAGCTACCAAACACAAGACCTAGCTCCGCAACCCACGACGCCACTAGCCCTCCCCCTTTCACCTTTTCTGattcacaaacaacacaaatgacCTCCAATGACAACGACCCCACTGAACCTGTAACCAGCCCGTCCTCTCAGACCAGCATTCCTTACAGCCATGCTCGAATTGCTTCCGCAGAAATAGACAAACCTATCCGCAAACCTCGTGTGAAGACCCCGCCGTACTCACCTTTGCTGTCCTCGCCCTGCTCTAAGCAAACAAGcaaccccccacccaccccagAGGTTGCACCTGTAAAAGCCAAGCTTGTACATTTAGATAGCTCGCCCCTCCACACGCCCCCAGAGTCACCAGAGCGAACAAGTACGGGTCAAAGCGCAGAAGTCAGCGAACCCTGCACATCACTGGACACACCAGAACACCACGGCGCAGCTGCAAACGCCGGTAGTCCGTCTGAGGACAGAAGGCCCTTCGAAAACATGCAGGTCAGCCTCATGACGAGGACGGACGACGGTGTTCCGAGAGAGGACGATGCGGGCAAGAACAGTGACG GCACTGAGAATGACGGGGTGGACGGCACAGGATGGAGGAGGTATGGTGAAGACGGATGA
- the LOC132972461 gene encoding cadherin-related family member 5 isoform X3, which translates to MASIQMKRSLFQAECLVCALLMMLCLRPATGMSGWGGCLDGQDVFATVRENSFWGEVVTELMADTRMDGVHWRLEGKDANWFFLDERYIRLNTSADKILDREVQGPFLTAELSCYEEDIFQSVYRIMVEILNENDNAPVFAANSIHSLTISELTPVNTVVFTVLATDADNDKIIYSIDQTSPDADYFKVILPNSGEVILSKPLDYETITTLTVTIHASVSQEMNTAEHFSTSTNITIFVLDGDDQYPQFLPCMLLLQNETNRVCTSPVYAVNVTEGEEDIALDFSPGPIHAVDGDRGLNSRVSYAIVSGDDDGHFLIDRETGEVKLVHGVTDRLTMPLVHLQVMAYQDDDPRKYSLASVLVRFVALNQFPPEFEMAEYQGFVTGGKSPVSLVNTYGNRALMLHVHDQDFNHGFNPMIYYTFSPKSKHTDIYRITQEGLLIAWTDHLQPQEKHVLEVIAVDQESGDVTFATVVVKVLSDGQQIPYGALVDEQLTGCTVGKALFLSMVFMCVFGSIFYMVIWLRRRHKGQLDPLERGCVAQGKHPNVLSHRSSMQQMEEDPISSEELGTCNPSFSFPDNSSVYTHQDLPSCQGAASTRLPVASDTSFIPIEPLNSPVIVNNSVCTPTKSSCSSPIFDLAIASVSPILFTREAAPSKENLVSATDTSPEPTEELPNTRPSSATHDATSPPPFTFSDSQTTQMTSNDNDPTEPVTSPSSQTSIPYSHARIASAEIDKPIRKPRVKTPPYSPLLSSPCSKQTSNPPPTPEVAPVKAKLVHLDSSPLHTPPESPERTSTGQSAEVSEPCTSLDTPEHHGAAANAGSPSEDRRPFENMQVSLMTRTDDGVPREDDAGKNSDGDDDDELESDEEELLRVMARCNPIFITFSK; encoded by the exons ATGGCCTCCATCCAAATGAAAAGGAGTTTGTTTCAGGCCGAGTGTCTAGTCTGCGCACTTTTGATGATGCTATGCTTGCGCCCAGCAACAG GAATGTCAGGGTGGGGTGGCTGTTTGGATGGCCAGGATGTATTTGCAACAGTCAGAGAAAACAGCTTTTGGGGGGAGGTTGTCACTGAGCTCATGGCAGACACCAGGATGGACGGTGTTCACTGGAGGCTGGAGGGAAAGGATGCCAATTGGTTCTTCTTGGACGAGAGATATATCCGGCTCAACACATCAGCTGACAAAATCCTGGACAGGGAG GTCCAGGGTCCCTTTCTAACAGCTGAGCTGTCCTGTTATGAGGAGGACATATTTCAG AGTGTGTACAGGATCATGGTGGAGATTCTCAATGAGAACGACAATGCCCCTGTGTTTGCAGCAAACAGTATACACTCTCTTACTATCAGTGAG CTGACTCCAGTGAACACTGTGGTCTTCACTGTCCTGGCCACAGACGCAGATAACGACAAGATCATTTACTCCATCGATCAGACCTCA cccGATGCGGACTACTTCAAGGTCATTCTCCCCAACAGCGGAGAGGTGATCCTGTCCAAGCCTCTGGACTACGAGACCATAACCACGCTCACTGTCACTATCCACGCCTCGGTAAGCCAA GAAATGAACACCGCCGAGCACTTCAGCACCAGCACCAACATCACCATCTTCGTCCTGGATGGAGATGACCAGTATCCCCAGTTCCTGCCCTGCATGCTCCTCCTTCAGAACGAGACCAATCGTGTCTGTACTAGCCCTGTGTACGCCGTCAACGTCACAGAGGGGGAAGAG GACATTGCGCTGGACTTTTCTCCTGGTCCCATACATGCAGTGGATGGAGACAGAGGACTTAACTCTCGAGTCAGCTATGCTATTGTCTCAG GAGATGATGACGGACATTTCCTGAtcgacagagagacaggagaagTAAAGCTGGTTCATGgagtgacagacagactcacaatGCCATTGGTGCATCTACAGGTCATG GCTTATCAAGACGACGACCCAAGGAAGTATTCTCTTGCTTCAGTGTTGGTCCGATTTGTGGCTCTAAACCAGTTTCCTCCTGAGTTTGAAATGGCTGAATATCAAGGCTTTGTAACGGGAGGAAAGAGCCCCGTCTCTCTCGTCAACACCTACGGCAACAGAGCGTTGATGTTGCATGTTCACGATCAAGACTTTAACCAT GGTTTTAATCCCATGATATACTACACCTTCAGTCCtaaatccaaacacacagacatctaCAGAATCACACAGGAGGGTCTTCTGATCGCCTGGACAGATCATCTCCAACCACAAGAGAAACATGTCCTAGAG GTGATAGCTGTTGACCAGGAATCAGGTGATGTCACTTTTGCCACTGTAGTGGTGAAGGTGTTATCTGACGGACAACAAA TCCCTTATGGTGCACTGGTGGATGAGCAGCTGACAGGGTGCACTGTGGGTAAAGCATTGTTTCTGAGcatggtgttcatgtgtgtatttggaAGCATATTTTATATGGTCATATggctgaggaggagacacaaAGGACAGCTGGATCCACTGGAGAGAGGCTGTGTTGCTCAGGGGAAACACCCCAACGTG TTGAGTCACCGTAGCTCCATGCAGCAAATGGAGGAAGACCCCATCAGCAGTGAAGAGTTAGGGACCTGCAATCCGTCCTTCAGCTTCCCAGATAACTCCAGCGTCTACACTCACCAAGACCTCCCTTCCTGCCAAGGAGCTGCTTCGACAAGACTGCCAGTTGCATCGGACACCAGCTTCATCCCCATTGAACCTTTGAATAGCCCTGTGATCGTCAATAATAGTGTTTGTACACCGACCAAAAGCTCCTGCAGTTCACCCATATTTGATCTCGCAATTGCAAGTGTGAGCCCCATCCTCTTTACTCGGGAAGCGGCTCCATCCAAAGAAAACCTTGTATCAGCCACAGATACATCCCCTGAACCTACCGAGGAGCTACCAAACACAAGACCTAGCTCCGCAACCCACGACGCCACTAGCCCTCCCCCTTTCACCTTTTCTGattcacaaacaacacaaatgacCTCCAATGACAACGACCCCACTGAACCTGTAACCAGCCCGTCCTCTCAGACCAGCATTCCTTACAGCCATGCTCGAATTGCTTCCGCAGAAATAGACAAACCTATCCGCAAACCTCGTGTGAAGACCCCGCCGTACTCACCTTTGCTGTCCTCGCCCTGCTCTAAGCAAACAAGcaaccccccacccaccccagAGGTTGCACCTGTAAAAGCCAAGCTTGTACATTTAGATAGCTCGCCCCTCCACACGCCCCCAGAGTCACCAGAGCGAACAAGTACGGGTCAAAGCGCAGAAGTCAGCGAACCCTGCACATCACTGGACACACCAGAACACCACGGCGCAGCTGCAAACGCCGGTAGTCCGTCTGAGGACAGAAGGCCCTTCGAAAACATGCAGGTCAGCCTCATGACGAGGACGGACGACGGTGTTCCGAGAGAGGACGATGCGGGCAAGAACAGTGACGGTGACGATGACGATGAGTTAGAGTCAGACGAAGAAGAACTTCTGAGAGTGATGGCTCGCTGTAATCCAATTTTTATCACATTCAGTAAGTGA
- the LOC132972461 gene encoding cadherin-related family member 5 isoform X2, which produces MASIQMKRSLFQAECLVCALLMMLCLRPATGMSGWGGCLDGQDVFATVRENSFWGEVVTELMADTRMDGVHWRLEGKDANWFFLDERYIRLNTSADKILDREVQGPFLTAELSCYEEDIFQSVYRIMVEILNENDNAPVFAANSIHSLTISELTPVNTVVFTVLATDADNDKIIYSIDQTSPDADYFKVILPNSGEVILSKPLDYETITTLTVTIHASEMNTAEHFSTSTNITIFVLDGDDQYPQFLPCMLLLQNETNRVCTSPVYAVNVTEGEEDIALDFSPGPIHAVDGDRGLNSRVSYAIVSGDDDGHFLIDRETGEVKLVHGVTDRLTMPLVHLQVMAYQDDDPRKYSLASVLVRFVALNQFPPEFEMAEYQGFVTGGKSPVSLVNTYGNRALMLHVHDQDFNHGFNPMIYYTFSPKSKHTDIYRITQEGLLIAWTDHLQPQEKHVLEVIAVDQESGDVTFATVVVKVLSDGQQIPYGALVDEQLTGCTVGKALFLSMVFMCVFGSIFYMVIWLRRRHKGQLDPLERGCVAQGKHPNVSLRWFQLLSHRSSMQQMEEDPISSEELGTCNPSFSFPDNSSVYTHQDLPSCQGAASTRLPVASDTSFIPIEPLNSPVIVNNSVCTPTKSSCSSPIFDLAIASVSPILFTREAAPSKENLVSATDTSPEPTEELPNTRPSSATHDATSPPPFTFSDSQTTQMTSNDNDPTEPVTSPSSQTSIPYSHARIASAEIDKPIRKPRVKTPPYSPLLSSPCSKQTSNPPPTPEVAPVKAKLVHLDSSPLHTPPESPERTSTGQSAEVSEPCTSLDTPEHHGAAANAGSPSEDRRPFENMQVSLMTRTDDGVPREDDAGKNSDGDDDDELESDEEELLRVMARCNPIFITFSK; this is translated from the exons ATGGCCTCCATCCAAATGAAAAGGAGTTTGTTTCAGGCCGAGTGTCTAGTCTGCGCACTTTTGATGATGCTATGCTTGCGCCCAGCAACAG GAATGTCAGGGTGGGGTGGCTGTTTGGATGGCCAGGATGTATTTGCAACAGTCAGAGAAAACAGCTTTTGGGGGGAGGTTGTCACTGAGCTCATGGCAGACACCAGGATGGACGGTGTTCACTGGAGGCTGGAGGGAAAGGATGCCAATTGGTTCTTCTTGGACGAGAGATATATCCGGCTCAACACATCAGCTGACAAAATCCTGGACAGGGAG GTCCAGGGTCCCTTTCTAACAGCTGAGCTGTCCTGTTATGAGGAGGACATATTTCAG AGTGTGTACAGGATCATGGTGGAGATTCTCAATGAGAACGACAATGCCCCTGTGTTTGCAGCAAACAGTATACACTCTCTTACTATCAGTGAG CTGACTCCAGTGAACACTGTGGTCTTCACTGTCCTGGCCACAGACGCAGATAACGACAAGATCATTTACTCCATCGATCAGACCTCA cccGATGCGGACTACTTCAAGGTCATTCTCCCCAACAGCGGAGAGGTGATCCTGTCCAAGCCTCTGGACTACGAGACCATAACCACGCTCACTGTCACTATCCACGCCTCG GAAATGAACACCGCCGAGCACTTCAGCACCAGCACCAACATCACCATCTTCGTCCTGGATGGAGATGACCAGTATCCCCAGTTCCTGCCCTGCATGCTCCTCCTTCAGAACGAGACCAATCGTGTCTGTACTAGCCCTGTGTACGCCGTCAACGTCACAGAGGGGGAAGAG GACATTGCGCTGGACTTTTCTCCTGGTCCCATACATGCAGTGGATGGAGACAGAGGACTTAACTCTCGAGTCAGCTATGCTATTGTCTCAG GAGATGATGACGGACATTTCCTGAtcgacagagagacaggagaagTAAAGCTGGTTCATGgagtgacagacagactcacaatGCCATTGGTGCATCTACAGGTCATG GCTTATCAAGACGACGACCCAAGGAAGTATTCTCTTGCTTCAGTGTTGGTCCGATTTGTGGCTCTAAACCAGTTTCCTCCTGAGTTTGAAATGGCTGAATATCAAGGCTTTGTAACGGGAGGAAAGAGCCCCGTCTCTCTCGTCAACACCTACGGCAACAGAGCGTTGATGTTGCATGTTCACGATCAAGACTTTAACCAT GGTTTTAATCCCATGATATACTACACCTTCAGTCCtaaatccaaacacacagacatctaCAGAATCACACAGGAGGGTCTTCTGATCGCCTGGACAGATCATCTCCAACCACAAGAGAAACATGTCCTAGAG GTGATAGCTGTTGACCAGGAATCAGGTGATGTCACTTTTGCCACTGTAGTGGTGAAGGTGTTATCTGACGGACAACAAA TCCCTTATGGTGCACTGGTGGATGAGCAGCTGACAGGGTGCACTGTGGGTAAAGCATTGTTTCTGAGcatggtgttcatgtgtgtatttggaAGCATATTTTATATGGTCATATggctgaggaggagacacaaAGGACAGCTGGATCCACTGGAGAGAGGCTGTGTTGCTCAGGGGAAACACCCCAACGTG AGTTTACGCTGGTTCCAGCTG TTGAGTCACCGTAGCTCCATGCAGCAAATGGAGGAAGACCCCATCAGCAGTGAAGAGTTAGGGACCTGCAATCCGTCCTTCAGCTTCCCAGATAACTCCAGCGTCTACACTCACCAAGACCTCCCTTCCTGCCAAGGAGCTGCTTCGACAAGACTGCCAGTTGCATCGGACACCAGCTTCATCCCCATTGAACCTTTGAATAGCCCTGTGATCGTCAATAATAGTGTTTGTACACCGACCAAAAGCTCCTGCAGTTCACCCATATTTGATCTCGCAATTGCAAGTGTGAGCCCCATCCTCTTTACTCGGGAAGCGGCTCCATCCAAAGAAAACCTTGTATCAGCCACAGATACATCCCCTGAACCTACCGAGGAGCTACCAAACACAAGACCTAGCTCCGCAACCCACGACGCCACTAGCCCTCCCCCTTTCACCTTTTCTGattcacaaacaacacaaatgacCTCCAATGACAACGACCCCACTGAACCTGTAACCAGCCCGTCCTCTCAGACCAGCATTCCTTACAGCCATGCTCGAATTGCTTCCGCAGAAATAGACAAACCTATCCGCAAACCTCGTGTGAAGACCCCGCCGTACTCACCTTTGCTGTCCTCGCCCTGCTCTAAGCAAACAAGcaaccccccacccaccccagAGGTTGCACCTGTAAAAGCCAAGCTTGTACATTTAGATAGCTCGCCCCTCCACACGCCCCCAGAGTCACCAGAGCGAACAAGTACGGGTCAAAGCGCAGAAGTCAGCGAACCCTGCACATCACTGGACACACCAGAACACCACGGCGCAGCTGCAAACGCCGGTAGTCCGTCTGAGGACAGAAGGCCCTTCGAAAACATGCAGGTCAGCCTCATGACGAGGACGGACGACGGTGTTCCGAGAGAGGACGATGCGGGCAAGAACAGTGACGGTGACGATGACGATGAGTTAGAGTCAGACGAAGAAGAACTTCTGAGAGTGATGGCTCGCTGTAATCCAATTTTTATCACATTCAGTAAGTGA